The region TCGATGCCCGCCGCGTGCAGCACCGGATCCTGCGCGCGTGCACGGCCCGCGCCCAGGCGCCACGCCGCGATGCCGAAGGGCAGCGCCTCCAGGGAGGTGACGTAGCCAGACTCCGTCGCGGTGACGACGTGCGTCTCGTTCGGCTGCGGCATCGCCGCGTCGGGATCGCCGTCCTGAGCCCGGATCATCGAGCGCCAGGCATCCATCGCCCGCCCGTCCCGGAGCGCCGCCTCGACGTCTGCATCGGGCTGACCCGCGAGGGCCAGCATCTCGCGGGCGAGGGCGACGGTGAGCTCGACGACGTCGGCGGGGCCGCCGCCGGCGAGCACCTCGACCGACTCGCGCACCTCGTTGGCGTTGCCGATGGCGAAGCCGAGCGGGGTGTTCATGTCGGTGAGGAGCGCGGTGGTCGCGACCCCGGAGTCGGTGCCCAGCGCCACCATCGTGCGGGCGAGCTCGCGGGCACGATCGATGTCCTGCATGAACGCGCCGGAGCCGAACTTCACGTCGAGCACGAGCGAGTCGGTGCCCTCGGCGATCTTCTTCGACATGATGCTCGACGCGATCAGCGGGATCGCCTCGACCGTGCCGGTCACGTCGCGGAGGGCGTAGAGCCGCTTGTCAGCCGGTGCGAGGCCGGAGCCGGCGGCGCAGATGACCGCGCCGACGTCGCGCAGCTGCGCGACCATCTCGTCGTTCGACAGCGCGGCCCGCCAGCCGGGGATGGCCTCGAGCTTGTCGAGGGTTCCCCCCGTGTGGCCGAGGCCGCGGCCCGACAACTGCGGCACGGCCACCCCGAACGAGGCGACGAGCGGGGCCAGCGGCAGGGTGATCTTGTCTCCCACGCCCCCGGTGGAGTGCTTGTCGACGGTCGGCTTGCCGAGCCCGGCGAAGCTCATCCGCTCCCCCGACGCGATCATCGCGTCGGTCATCACGCGGATCTCGTCACGGGTCATGCCGTTGAGCAGAACGGCCATCGCGAACGCGGCCATCTGCGAGTCGGCGACGTATTCGCGCGTGTACGCGTCGATCATCCACCGGAGCGCGTCTTCGCCGACCGCCCCGCCGTCGCGCTTGGTGCGGATGACGTCGACCGCGTCGAAGGGCTCGACCGCAGCGGCATCCGTCATCGTCCTGCCTCCTCGAGGTCGCGCGGCCCGAACGCGTCGGGCAGCACCTCGTCGATCGTGCGGATGCCCGACACCGTCTCGAGCAGCATGCCCGGAAGGGCGAACTCGTACAGCAGCTGGCGGCAGCGTCCGCACGGCATGATCGTGTCGCCGTGGCCGTTCACGCACACGAACGCGACGAGCTGACCGCCGCCCGACATCTGCAGCTCGCTCACCAGCCCGCACTCGGCGCACAGTCCGACGCCGTACGAGGCGTTCTCGACGTTGCACCCCGTGACCACGCGGCCATCGGAGACGAGCGCCGCGGCGCCCACCTTGTAGCGCGAGTACGGCGCGTAAGCCCGCTTCATCGCCTCGGTCGCCGCAGCACGCAGCTCGTCCCAATCGATGTCTGTCACCGATGTCACCCCTTGATGTACGGTTTGCCGGCCGCCGCGGGGCCGCGTATCTGTCCCGCGAACCCGGCCACCGCGAGGATCGTCACGACGTACGGGAGCATCAGCATGAACTCGCTCGGGATCGGCGTCTTCAGCACGGTCAGCAGGTTCTGCAGGTTGGTCGCGAACCCGAACAGCAGCGCTGCGAGGCTCGCCCGGATCGGGTCCCACCGGCCGAAGATGACGGCGGCGAGCGCAATGAAGCCGAGGCCCGCGGTCATCTCCTTGCCGAACTGCGGCACCGAGACCAGCGTGAAGTACGCGCCGCCGATGCCCGCGATCGCACCGGCGAGCATGACGTTCCAGAATCGGGTGGGATTGACCCGGATGCCGACGGTGTCGGCCGCCTGCGGATGCTCGCCGACGGCCCGCACCCGCAGACCCCACTTGGTGCGGTACAGGGACCAGGCGACCACGCCGACCATCACGAACATGAGGTACACGATGAAGGTCTGGTTGAAGAGCACCGGGCCGACGATCGGGATGTCGCTGAGGAGCGGGATCTCCCAGCGATCGAAGCGCACCGGCCGGTTGAGGGTGTCTTCATTGGGGACGAGCATCGCGCTGTACAGGAAGCCGGTGAGTCCGGTCACGAGCACGTTGAGCACGACGCCGACGATCACCTGGTCGACGAGGTACTTGATCGCGAACGCGGCCAGGACGAACGCCACCAGCATTCCGCCGATCATCGCGCCGATGAGGCCCACGAAGGGGTTGTGGGTGAGGCTCGACAGGAGAGCCGCACTGAACGCACCGAGCAGCAGCTGCCCCTCGATCGCGACGTTCACCACGCCGGCACGCTCGCCGATCACGCCGCCCAGGGCGCCGAAGACCAGGGGAACCGACAGCGAGATCGCACCGTAGAGGAGGCTGGTGACGGGGACGAGGCCGTCGGCCGCCGCCCACACCAGGAACCCGAACACGGCGAGCACGCCGAACACGATCGTCAGCCACAGCGCGGGCTTGCGGTACATCCACGCGTCGAAGAACGACCACGCGGTGAGCAGCACCAGCAGTCCCACCACGATCCAGCTCGTGAGGGCCGTGGGCACCGCGATGTCGGCGAGCGCGCCGTCCAGGCGGAAGGTGCTCGTGCCGTCGCGCGGCACGAAGAGGAAGAGCGCGCCGAGCAGCACGGTGGCTGCGGCGAGCACGATCGGCACCTTGAAGTGCCGTTCGCGGACGGTTGCGAGCTGCACCGTTCCGTCGGCGGCCGTGGGAGCGAGCGCGGTCATGCGGTCACCGCCTTCTTCGCGGCCTTGGCTCTCGCCTTGGCGGCCTTCTCCTGCTCGGTCTTCGGGAGGAAGAACACCGCGCGCAGCAGCGGCGGCGCGGCGATGAACAGCACGATGAGCGACTGCACGACCAGCACGATGTCGACGGGGATGCCCTGCGCCTGCATGGAGAACGATCCCGCCTTCAGCGCGCCGAACAGGATGCCGGCGGCGAAGGTGCCCCAGGCGCGGCTGCGTCCGAGCAGGGCCACCGTGATCGCATCGAAGCCGATGCCGGCGTCGATGCTGGCGGTGAAACCGGTGGTGACCGAGCCCTGTACCTGGTTCATCGCGGCGAGGCCGGCGAGGCCGCCGGCGAACAGCATCGCGTAGATGTAGATGCGCTGCACGCTGATGCCGGCTGCGCGGGCCGCATGGGGGTTCTCACCGACGGCGCGCATCCGCAGTCCGAGTGCCGACTTCTCGACCAGCCACCACACGAACAGCGTGGCGACGATCACGATCACGAACCCCCAGTCGAGCTGCGGGAACCGCGGCCCGAGGAGATCGGGGAACTGCGCGGTCTCGGGCGTGGCCGCGGTGATCGGCTGGTTGGTGCCCTCGCGCTGCAGGAGACCCGGCGTGCGGATCATCCACAGCAGCAGGTAGTACGCCACGTAGTTCAGCATGATCGTGAGGATCACTTCGTGGGCGCCCGTGCGGGCCTTGAGAAGACCGACGAGGCCGCCCCACAGCGCTCCGCCGAGGATGCCGACGGCCAGGGTGAGCGGCAGGTGCAGCCACATCGGCAGCTGGATGTGGAAGGTGAACAGCGCCGCGAACATCGCGGCGATGAGCATCTGGCCACGGGCGCCGATGTTGAACAGGCCGACGCGGAACGCGAGCGCGACGCCGAGGCCGGCCGCGATGAGCGGCGCGGCGAACCCGAGCGCGTTGGTGAGCGGGCGGATCTGCGTCGCGAAGTCGGCGGCCGTGAAGTTGAACACGGCGCCGCGGAAGAGCGCGGTGTACCCACCGGCGACCGAGTTCCAGACCGCGACGAAGGTGTCGCCGGGTCGAGCGAAGAAGTACACCGATGCCGCCTGCACGTCTTCATCGGTGAACGCGATGAGGATGCCGCCCACGATCATGGCGAGCACGATCGCGAGGATCGTGGTGACGGTGCTCCCCCGCAGCAGCTCGCGCACGAAGATGCTCGTGCGCGGCGGGCCCTGCTCGTGACCGGTCAGCGGGCCGGAGACCGGCGGAAGCTGCTCGGGAGGGAGTCCGGCCGACGTGTCGCCGGCTCCGGGTGACGTCTGGCTCATGCGGCCACCTCCGGGTCGGCGGCGCCGGCCATCATGAGGCCGAGCGTCTCGCGTGATGTGTCGCCTGGCACGATCCCGACGATCGAGCCGCGGTACATGACCGCGATGCGGTCGGCAAGCGCGGTCACCTCGTCGAGCTCGGTGGAGACGACGACGACCGGGATGCCGGCGTCTCGGGTCTCGATGATGCGCTTGTGGATGAATTCGATGGAGCCGACGTCGACGCCGCGGGTGGGCTGGGCGGCGACGAGGAGGCGCAGCTCGCGGCTGAGCTCGCGGGCGATGACGACCTTCTGCTGGTTGCCGCCGGACAGCGTGCCGGCCGCGGTGTCGGGTCCTTGCGTGCGGATGTCGAACTCGGCGATGCGGTCGCGCGCGAACTCGGTGAGCGCGTCGCGGCGCAGTGTGCCGGCCCGGACGAACTGAGGATCGTCGGAGCGGTCGAGGATGAGGTTCTCGGCGACCGAGAACCCGCCGACCAGTCCGTCTTCGGTGCGGTCCTCGGGGACGAACCCGACACCCTCGTCGAGGATGGCGCGCACGCTCCGCCCGACGAGCTCGACGTCTCCGAGGCGGATCGACCCCTCGACGCGCGCGGCGATGCCGACCACGGCTTCGACGAGCTCGGTCTGTCCGTTGCCCTGCACACCCGCGATCGCGAGCACTTCGCCGGGGAGGACGTCGAAACTCACGTCGTCGACGACGATCGTGCCGTCGGGTGTGAGCACGCGCACGTCGCGGACCTGCAGTCCGCCCTCGCCGAGCTTGGGAGCATCCTTCTTCACGGTCAGCTCGACCGCGCGACCGACCATCAGCGACGCCAGTTCGGCGTTGGTGGCGGTGGGCTCGGCCTCGCCGACGACCTTGCCGAGACGGATCACGGTGATGCGGTCCGCGACCTCGCGCACCTCGCGCAGCTTGTGGGTGATGAACACGATCGCGGTGCCCTCGTCGCGCAGCTGCCGCATGATCGTCATCAGCTCATCGGTCTCCTGCGGGGTGAGCACCGCGGTGGGCTCGTCGAAGACGAGCACCTTGGCGTCGCGCGAGAGCGCCTTGATGATCTCGACGCGCTGCTGCACGCCGACGGGCAGATCGCCGACGAGCGCGTCGGGATCGATCTGGAATCCGAAGCGCGCGGCGACCGCGCGCACGTGCTCGCGGGCCTTCGCGAGGTCGAGGGCGCCGGGGCCCTTGGTCTCCTCATGGCCGAGCATCACGTTCTCGGCGACGGTGAAGACGGGGATGAGCATGAAGTGCTGATGCACCATGCCGATGCCGGCGGCCATGGCATCGCCCGGCCCCCGGAAGTGCTGGACCTCGTCGTCCAGCAGGATGTCGCCTTCGTCGGCCTGGTACAGGCCGTAGAGCACGTTCATGAGGGTGGATTTTCCGGCGCCGTTCTCACCCAGGAGCGCGTGGATCTCCCCCGGCTCGACCGTCAGGTCGATGTGGTCGTTGGCGACGAGGCTGCCGAATCTCTTGGTGATCCCGCGGAGCTCGAGCTTCATATGTGCACCTTATCCGGGACGTCCCTCGCAGGGGAGGGACGATCCGATGTGTTCTCAGACCGACCGGGGCGGACGGCGGAGATCCGCCGCCCGCCCCGGAAAGGACCTGCGTGGGTCACGGGGAGTTCGGCGACTCCACGGTGATGTCACCGGCGATGATGGCCTCCTGCAGAGCGGCCAGCTCGTCGACGAGACCCTCGGGCAGCTGCGACTCGAAGTCGTGGAAGCTCGAGAGCTTGACGCCCTCGTTCTCCAGCGTGCCGACGTACGGCGCGACGTCGAACTCGCCCGTGGCGGCCGAGACGACCGCGTCGTGCACGGCGACGTCGATCGCCTTCATGATCGAGACCAGCGTGATGGCGGCGACGCTGTCGTCGGCGACGGCGAGGTCGCTGTCGACGCCGAGCATGACGGTCTCCTCACCGCTGTCGGTGATGGCGGCAGCCGCGCTCTGGTAGATCGGACCGCCGACGGGAAGGATCACGTCGACACCCTGGTCGAGAACGCCCTGGGCGGTCTGCTTGGCGGTGTCGTTCGCGTCGAAGCCGCCCGTGAACGAGCCCTCCTGCGACTCGGTGTCCCAGCCGAAGACCTCGACTGCGGCGCCCTTGTCCTCGTTGTACTTCTCGACACCGAGCTGGTAGCCGTCCATGAAGACCGCGACCGACGGGATCTGCATGCCGCCGAAGGTGCCGACCTTGTTCACACCGCTCTGGGCCGACCATGCCGCCGCGGCGTAGCCGCCGAGGTAGGCAGCCTCCGCCGTGTTGAACACGAGGGGCTTGATGTTGTCGGCGTCGGTGGTGCCGTCGAAGTCGGTGTCGGCGTAGTCGTCGATGATCGCGTAGTTCACCTCGGGGTTCGCCGTGGCGGACTCGACGGTGGCGGCCGACAGGTTGAAGCCGACCGAGACGATGAGCGTGCAGCCCTCGGAGACGGCCGTCTCCATGTTGGGTGCGTAGTCGTTCTCGGAGGTCGATTCGAGCTCGAGGCCTTCGACGCCGAGCTCCTCCATCGCCGAATCGAGACCGGCCTTGGCCGACTGGTTGAACGACTTGTCGTTCCAGCCGCCCGCGTCGGAGATGAGGCACGGCTTGAAGCCCTCGACGATGTCCGACGCTGCGTCGGTCGTCTCGGTGCTGGCTTCGGGCGCGGATGCGCACCCGGCGAGCGCGACGAACATGCTCGCGGCGGCGAGCCCAACGAGCACTCGCTTCTTGGTAGAGATGGTCAACTCGGCCTCCACATGGATTGCCCCGCTTCCTTCACGGGGGACTGTACGAAGTTACCCACTGTGACGGCGAACTTGCATACGAGGAGGCCCCTCGGAGCGGAATGGTTACAAACCCGCAATCTGAGCGTGATCGGCGCGAAAGCCCCGCTCAGAGCACGTCGCCCCGCCCGGTGAGCTTGAGCGCGTCGACGACGCCCTTCACGCGCTGCGCATGCTCGCTGGTGGTCACCAGCAGCGCGTCGTCGGTGTCGACCACGACGATGTCGCGCACGCCGATGAGACTGATGACGCGCTTGGTCTGACTCACCACGATGCCGGTCGCCGCGTCGGAGAGCACCCGCGGGTTCTGGCCGAGGATGGCGAGGTTCTCCGACCGGCCGCCGGAATTGAGCTTGGCGAGGCTGGCGAAATCGCCCACGTCGTCCCAGTCGAAGTGGCCGGGGATGACGGCCAGGCGCCCCTTCGCAGCGGCGGGCTCCGCGACCGTGTAGTCGATGGCGATCTTCTTGAGGGTCGGCCAGATGCGGTCGACGGCGGGTCCGCGGAGCTCCCGGTCGTCCCACGCCTCGGCGAGCTCGAGGAGCCCGGCGTGCAGCTCGGGCTCCTGCGCGGCGATCTCGGCGAGCAGCACGTCGGCGCGGGCGATGAACATGCCCGCGTTCCACAGGTAGGAGCGGTCGGCGAAGTAGGCCTTCGCGGTCTCGAGGTCGGGCTTCTCCACGAAGCGCTCCACCACGGCCGCCTCGGGGGCGCCGTCGACGAGGAGCTCCCCCGCCTTCTTGATGTAGCCGAATCCGACGGATGCCTCGGACGGCTGGATGCCGATCGTGCAGATGTACCCCTCGCGGGCGACCGCCACCGCCTGGCGGACCGACCACTCGAACAGGTGGGGCACGCGGATCACGTGGTCGGCGGCGAACGAGCCGATCACCACGTCGGGTTCGCGGCGGTGCAGGATCGCCGCGGCGAGCCCGATGGCGGCGGTCGAGTCGCGCGGCTCCGACTCGAGGAAGACGTTCACGTCAGGGATGCCGGGAAGCTGGTCCTCGACGGCTGCGCGGTGCGCGCGCCCCGTGACGACGGCGATCCGCCCGGGGCCGGCGAGAGGTTCGAGGCGGTCCCAGGTGTCGCGCAGCAGCGAGTTGCCCGACCCCGTGAGGTCGTGGAGGAACTTCGGGGCATCGGCGCGGGACAGCGGCCACAGGCGGCTTCCGATACCTCCGGCAGGGATCACGGCGTAGAAATCGTCGATCGGCTCTGGCATGCGCCCAGGCTACAGAGCGCACGTGTCGGGCCCGTGACGGTTCGAAGAACGCCGATTCCTTCCGGCCGCGAAGATCCCTCCGGAATGAGGGGGGCTAAGGGTGGCCTTCGTCGCCGATCGCTCAGGGGCGGGAATAGGATGGATGCAGCGCCCGCGTGACGCCGACGGCCCGTGCAACCTCCGGGTCGCCTCAGGGGCTCCGATGCCCCCCTTCATGTTTCGATCCAGGGAGGACGCCCGTGTCTGCACCAGCACGCGTCACACCGTCGGTATCCGAAACCACATCCCGAGTCCCCCGCGGCACCCTGTACCGCGGGCACGAAGGCATGTGGTCGTGGGTGCTCCACCGCATCACCGGCGTCGCCATCTTCTTCTTCCTGCTCGTGCACATCCTCGACACGGCTCTGATCCGCGTCGCGCCGGATGCGTACGACGCGGTCATCGGCACCTACAAGAACCCGGTCATGGCGCTCGGCGAGGTCGTGCTGGTCGCCGCCATCGCGTACCACGCGTACAACGGCCTCCGCATCATCCTGGTCGACTTCTGGCCGTGGGCCACCCGCCACCAACGCCAGCTGTGGTGGGGCGTCATCGGCCTGTGGGCCGTGACGATGGCCGGCTTCGCGCCGCGCCACCTCATGCTCGCCTTCGCACCCGCAGCAGGAGGGGGTCACTGATGACCGCGATCGCAGACCCGCGCGCACCGCGCGCCGCCGTGCGCCGCTCCGGCCCCAACCTCGAGAAGTGGGGCTGGATCTACATGCGCGCCTCCGGCGTGCTGCTGGTGGTGCTCATCTTCGGCCACCTCTTCGTGAACCTCATGCTCGGCGAGGGCATCCACGGCATCGACTTCGGCTTCGTCGCGGGCAAGCTCGCCGACCCGCTGTGGCAGTGGTGGGACGTGCTGATGCTGTGGCTTGCGCTCATCCACGGCGCCAACGGCATGCGCACGATCGTGAACGACTACGTCTCGCACGAGGGCACCCGCAAGGTGCTCGTGTGGGCGCTGTGGCTGTCGGCGGGCTTCCTGATCCTGCTCGGCACCCTGGTGGTCTTCACCTTCGACCCCTGCATCCCGAACCTGACCGACGGCAGCGTCCTCACCGAGATCTGCAACGCGCAGTCCTGAGTCGCACACGACGAGCAAAGACAACCGAGGCATTCCACACGTGAGCACCCAGACCCCCTCCTCCGCCGAAAGCACCGCGAGCTACGTCAAGGACGGCGTCCACTACCACCAGTTCGACATCGTCATCGTGGGCGCCGGCGGCGCCGGCATGCGTGCCGCGATCGAAGCCGGACCCGGTGCGCGGACCGCCGTGATCAGCAAGCTCTACCCCACCCGCTCCCACACCGGTGCGGCGCAGGGCGGCATGGCGGCGGCTCTCGCCAACGTCGAAGAGGACTCGTGGGAGTGGCACACGTTCGACACCGTCAAGGGCGGCGACTACCTCGTCGACCAGGACGCGGCCGAGATCCTCGCGAAGGAGGCCATCGACGCGGTCATCGACCTCGAGAACATGGGCCTCCCGTTCAACCGCACGCCCGAGGGGAAGATCGACCAGCGCCGCTTCGGCGGCCACACCGCCGATCACGGCAAGACGCCGGTTCGCCGCGCCTGCTACGCGGCCGACCGCACCGGCCACATGATCCTGCAGACGCTCTTCCAGAACTGCGTCAAGCTCGGCATCAACTTCTTCAACGAGTTCTACGTGCTCGACCTGATCACGGTGAAGAACGACGACGGCTCGACCGGCACCGCCGGCGTGGTCGCCTACGAGCTCGCAACCGGCGAGCTGCACGTCTTCCACTCGAAGGCCGTCATCTTCGCGACGGGCGGCTTCGGCAAGATCTTCAAGACGACCTCGAACGCCCACACGCTCACGGGCGACGGCGTCGGCATCGTCTGGCGCAAGGGCCTCCCGCTCGAGGACATGGAGTTCTTCCAGTTCCACCCGACCGGCCTCGCCGGCCTCGGCATCCTGCTCACCGAAGGCGCCCGCGGCGAGGGCGCGATCCTCCGCAACGCCTCCGGCGAGCGCTTCATGGAGCGGTACGCGCCCACCATCAAGGACCTCGCTCCCCGCGACATCGTCAGCAGGTGCATGGTGCAGGAGGTCGCCGAGGGTCGCGGCGCCGGACCCCACCGCGACTACGTGCTGCTGGACTG is a window of Microbacterium terrae DNA encoding:
- a CDS encoding BMP family lipoprotein produces the protein MTISTKKRVLVGLAAASMFVALAGCASAPEASTETTDAASDIVEGFKPCLISDAGGWNDKSFNQSAKAGLDSAMEELGVEGLELESTSENDYAPNMETAVSEGCTLIVSVGFNLSAATVESATANPEVNYAIIDDYADTDFDGTTDADNIKPLVFNTAEAAYLGGYAAAAWSAQSGVNKVGTFGGMQIPSVAVFMDGYQLGVEKYNEDKGAAVEVFGWDTESQEGSFTGGFDANDTAKQTAQGVLDQGVDVILPVGGPIYQSAAAAITDSGEETVMLGVDSDLAVADDSVAAITLVSIMKAIDVAVHDAVVSAATGEFDVAPYVGTLENEGVKLSSFHDFESQLPEGLVDELAALQEAIIAGDITVESPNSP
- the sdhC gene encoding succinate dehydrogenase, cytochrome b556 subunit, translating into MSAPARVTPSVSETTSRVPRGTLYRGHEGMWSWVLHRITGVAIFFFLLVHILDTALIRVAPDAYDAVIGTYKNPVMALGEVVLVAAIAYHAYNGLRIILVDFWPWATRHQRQLWWGVIGLWAVTMAGFAPRHLMLAFAPAAGGGH
- the sdhA gene encoding succinate dehydrogenase flavoprotein subunit, producing MSTQTPSSAESTASYVKDGVHYHQFDIVIVGAGGAGMRAAIEAGPGARTAVISKLYPTRSHTGAAQGGMAAALANVEEDSWEWHTFDTVKGGDYLVDQDAAEILAKEAIDAVIDLENMGLPFNRTPEGKIDQRRFGGHTADHGKTPVRRACYAADRTGHMILQTLFQNCVKLGINFFNEFYVLDLITVKNDDGSTGTAGVVAYELATGELHVFHSKAVIFATGGFGKIFKTTSNAHTLTGDGVGIVWRKGLPLEDMEFFQFHPTGLAGLGILLTEGARGEGAILRNASGERFMERYAPTIKDLAPRDIVSRCMVQEVAEGRGAGPHRDYVLLDCTHLGAEVLETKLPDITEFARTYLGVDPVVEPVPVMPTAHYAMGGIPTNNNAEVLSDNTTVVPGLYAAGECACVSVHGSNRLGTNSLLDINVFGKRAGRNAVEYVKTAEFVPMPEDPAAEVRGLIEGLRNNQGTERIAVLRKKLQDEMDRKAQVFRTDESLTEVLGTIEELRERFKNVHVDDKGKRFNTDLLEAVELGFLLDIAEVVVVTARNRKESRGGHMRDDFPTRDDEQYMQHTMAYLSGDAGSSNSEDHIRLDWKPVVFTKNEAGELRYPPLERKY
- a CDS encoding succinate dehydrogenase hydrophobic membrane anchor subunit — protein: MTAIADPRAPRAAVRRSGPNLEKWGWIYMRASGVLLVVLIFGHLFVNLMLGEGIHGIDFGFVAGKLADPLWQWWDVLMLWLALIHGANGMRTIVNDYVSHEGTRKVLVWALWLSAGFLILLGTLVVFTFDPCIPNLTDGSVLTEICNAQS
- a CDS encoding thymidine phosphorylase yields the protein MTDAAAVEPFDAVDVIRTKRDGGAVGEDALRWMIDAYTREYVADSQMAAFAMAVLLNGMTRDEIRVMTDAMIASGERMSFAGLGKPTVDKHSTGGVGDKITLPLAPLVASFGVAVPQLSGRGLGHTGGTLDKLEAIPGWRAALSNDEMVAQLRDVGAVICAAGSGLAPADKRLYALRDVTGTVEAIPLIASSIMSKKIAEGTDSLVLDVKFGSGAFMQDIDRARELARTMVALGTDSGVATTALLTDMNTPLGFAIGNANEVRESVEVLAGGGPADVVELTVALAREMLALAGQPDADVEAALRDGRAMDAWRSMIRAQDGDPDAAMPQPNETHVVTATESGYVTSLEALPFGIAAWRLGAGRARAQDPVLHAAGIDLHVKPGDAVTVGQPLFTLLGQDATRFDRALEALDGAWHVGSNAPASAPIVRERITA
- a CDS encoding ABC transporter permease; translated protein: MTALAPTAADGTVQLATVRERHFKVPIVLAAATVLLGALFLFVPRDGTSTFRLDGALADIAVPTALTSWIVVGLLVLLTAWSFFDAWMYRKPALWLTIVFGVLAVFGFLVWAAADGLVPVTSLLYGAISLSVPLVFGALGGVIGERAGVVNVAIEGQLLLGAFSAALLSSLTHNPFVGLIGAMIGGMLVAFVLAAFAIKYLVDQVIVGVVLNVLVTGLTGFLYSAMLVPNEDTLNRPVRFDRWEIPLLSDIPIVGPVLFNQTFIVYLMFVMVGVVAWSLYRTKWGLRVRAVGEHPQAADTVGIRVNPTRFWNVMLAGAIAGIGGAYFTLVSVPQFGKEMTAGLGFIALAAVIFGRWDPIRASLAALLFGFATNLQNLLTVLKTPIPSEFMLMLPYVVTILAVAGFAGQIRGPAAAGKPYIKG
- a CDS encoding mannose-1-phosphate guanylyltransferase yields the protein MPEPIDDFYAVIPAGGIGSRLWPLSRADAPKFLHDLTGSGNSLLRDTWDRLEPLAGPGRIAVVTGRAHRAAVEDQLPGIPDVNVFLESEPRDSTAAIGLAAAILHRREPDVVIGSFAADHVIRVPHLFEWSVRQAVAVAREGYICTIGIQPSEASVGFGYIKKAGELLVDGAPEAAVVERFVEKPDLETAKAYFADRSYLWNAGMFIARADVLLAEIAAQEPELHAGLLELAEAWDDRELRGPAVDRIWPTLKKIAIDYTVAEPAAAKGRLAVIPGHFDWDDVGDFASLAKLNSGGRSENLAILGQNPRVLSDAATGIVVSQTKRVISLIGVRDIVVVDTDDALLVTTSEHAQRVKGVVDALKLTGRGDVL
- a CDS encoding ABC transporter ATP-binding protein is translated as MKLELRGITKRFGSLVANDHIDLTVEPGEIHALLGENGAGKSTLMNVLYGLYQADEGDILLDDEVQHFRGPGDAMAAGIGMVHQHFMLIPVFTVAENVMLGHEETKGPGALDLAKAREHVRAVAARFGFQIDPDALVGDLPVGVQQRVEIIKALSRDAKVLVFDEPTAVLTPQETDELMTIMRQLRDEGTAIVFITHKLREVREVADRITVIRLGKVVGEAEPTATNAELASLMVGRAVELTVKKDAPKLGEGGLQVRDVRVLTPDGTIVVDDVSFDVLPGEVLAIAGVQGNGQTELVEAVVGIAARVEGSIRLGDVELVGRSVRAILDEGVGFVPEDRTEDGLVGGFSVAENLILDRSDDPQFVRAGTLRRDALTEFARDRIAEFDIRTQGPDTAAGTLSGGNQQKVVIARELSRELRLLVAAQPTRGVDVGSIEFIHKRIIETRDAGIPVVVVSTELDEVTALADRIAVMYRGSIVGIVPGDTSRETLGLMMAGAADPEVAA
- a CDS encoding cytidine deaminase, with the translated sequence MTDIDWDELRAAATEAMKRAYAPYSRYKVGAAALVSDGRVVTGCNVENASYGVGLCAECGLVSELQMSGGGQLVAFVCVNGHGDTIMPCGRCRQLLYEFALPGMLLETVSGIRTIDEVLPDAFGPRDLEEAGR
- a CDS encoding ABC transporter permease; protein product: MSQTSPGAGDTSAGLPPEQLPPVSGPLTGHEQGPPRTSIFVRELLRGSTVTTILAIVLAMIVGGILIAFTDEDVQAASVYFFARPGDTFVAVWNSVAGGYTALFRGAVFNFTAADFATQIRPLTNALGFAAPLIAAGLGVALAFRVGLFNIGARGQMLIAAMFAALFTFHIQLPMWLHLPLTLAVGILGGALWGGLVGLLKARTGAHEVILTIMLNYVAYYLLLWMIRTPGLLQREGTNQPITAATPETAQFPDLLGPRFPQLDWGFVIVIVATLFVWWLVEKSALGLRMRAVGENPHAARAAGISVQRIYIYAMLFAGGLAGLAAMNQVQGSVTTGFTASIDAGIGFDAITVALLGRSRAWGTFAAGILFGALKAGSFSMQAQGIPVDIVLVVQSLIVLFIAAPPLLRAVFFLPKTEQEKAAKARAKAAKKAVTA